Proteins encoded within one genomic window of Saccharomyces mikatae IFO 1815 strain IFO1815 genome assembly, chromosome: 15:
- the MCO10 gene encoding Mco10p, producing the protein MGAAYKILGKTVQPHVLAISTGVVTAAVTYYFTMKPKSSNEAKDISHLNEKKDDKTANINGKDDDVMKSIEGFLNDLEKDAKQDTKAKGS; encoded by the coding sequence ATGGGTGCTGCATATAAAATACTTGGAAAGACCGTTCAGCCTCATGTATTGGCTATATCTACGGGGGTTGTTACAGCTGCAGTGACATACTATTTCACGATGAAACCAAAGAGTAGTAACGAAGCTAAGGATATTTCGCATttgaacgaaaaaaaagatgataagACTGCCAACATTAATGGGAAGGATGATGATGTTATGAAGAGTATTGAGGGATTTTTAAATGATTTGGAGAAAGATGCAAAGCAAGATACGAAGGCCAAGGGATCATAG
- the SFM1 gene encoding protein-arginine N-methyltransferase SFM1 (similar to Saccharomyces cerevisiae SFM1 (YOR021C); ancestral locus Anc_5.605), translating to MKYIIEHMEEGFSEWVILEYSQILREVGPENLVLSSLPEGTTEKDIPKKLLTLGLRWTTKDLKGINEDFKDLEALKDGRVCLLDPRATIDLQPEDAAKFDYFVFGGILGDHPPRDRTKELKTTYPNLLISRRLGDKQMTTDSAIRTTQLIIKDQTGFEDIKFIDYPEFRFNKNEATEMPFRYVLDKEGKPILPEGMLDLIKKDSAQSLDDLLM from the coding sequence ATGAAGTACATTATTGAACATATGGAGGAAGGATTCAGCGAATGGGTCATTTTAGAGTATAGCCAAATATTAAGAGAAGTGGGACCTGAAAATTTagtattatcatcgttaCCTGAGGGTACGACTGAGAAAGACAtcccaaaaaaattattaacACTTGGTTTAAGATGGACAACAAAGGATTTGAAGGGCATTAATGAAGATTTCAAGGATCTGGAGGCTCTAAAAGACGGCAGAGTTTGCTTATTGGATCCTAGGGCTACTATCGATTTACAGCCTGAAGATGCTGCCAAATTTGACTATTTCGTATTTGGCGGTATACTAGGTGATCATCCTCCAAGAGATCGTACCAAAGAACTAAAGACTACCTATCCAAATCTGCTAATTAGCAGAAGACTTGGTGATAAACAAATGACTACAGATTCGGCCATTAGGACAACACAGTTAATTATTAAAGACCAAACTGGATTTGAAGACATCAAGTTCATTGACTACCCTGAATTCagattcaataaaaatgaagcGACGGAAATGCCATTTAGATATGTCCTTGATAAAGAAGGTAAACCAATTTTGCCCGAAGGGATGTTAGATTTGATCAAGAAGGATTCAGCTCAAAGTTTGGACGATCTATTGATGTAG
- the SMKI15G1760 gene encoding uncharacterized protein (similar to Saccharomyces cerevisiae JIP4 (YDR475C) and YOR019W; ancestral locus Anc_5.609) translates to MVSVCRDYDLQTCYRNISFNVPGPKFKEINRKNLKGQPKKKDSFQPSVAFDTVPSTVGYSSIDDSREGFKGVPVPNHYTMEECYDNETDSFSPNLQYYLRDAFRSSPSLNTRKDNKQEVNRSPLRSSKFLEKNADIRKYFLVSQNGKIVRRDYPSAPVITNEALMINRFEKNWMRLRRQRKSQINERLDKKKEWFTYPELIFSEERIKPMYRDDDAVPCTKEQKRKHKIFQQKVGYSNNPKTILCYINGKKHTWVALDWTLCKFARNLDHIVVITTLPRLISNKKKKSKDDTEWTSGYQKEVINKKLSKIFDYILQLVKFAKISVKVTLEIVVGKTKKTLIDAINVHTPDFLVLATLKHERNENLITYKSKKLTDVFPVSYPIPVFVVPSKRMYSFELNLQKQVNEHFDNSNDNNYTKYQNGDGGSMNSSQLKKNIISVISSQISIDSYTEDLKRQGYIKKHPKASEDSIRKKLVDVAQHSRKKITGDIKKLQKCEKDRESITEKVLLTKIDIIIKESLKSSLIIETLPDNNLSQSCHSSQITNFKNALIGNEPKGTKFRKSLIPYSSSEEQDTSETIKLSSSPTSQIKFATSVKHKDGRAALGKVRNLPDMRHSISYEKENSFDPSDKSGSTDNSISLRKVKSAGTLRKIKTNDSSSSAGSRKSSSSFSTVNTFTGGGVGIFKVFKSGSSSGNKTSSRRNSSSSDVMENDASNGKKKKKKKKKKSLFSFGKI, encoded by the coding sequence ATGGTTTCTGTTTGCCGGGACTACGACCTGCAAACCTGCTATAGGAACATCTCCTTCAATGTACCAGGACCAAAGtttaaagaaataaacagaaaaaacCTAAAGGGACAacccaaaaagaaagacaGTTTTCAACCTTCAGTCGCCTTTGACACCGTGCCTTCTACTGTAGGTTATTCTTCTATAGATGACAGTAGAGAGGGATTCAAAGGGGTACCGGTTCCAAATCATTACACAATGGAAGAGTGTtatgataatgaaacagACTCCTTTTCGCCGAATTtacaatattatttgagAGACGCATTCCGATCATCACCCTCTTTGAATACTAGAAAAGACAATAAACAAGAAGTCAACAGATCTCCATTGAGATCCTCGAAGTTCTTGGAGAAGAATGCTGACATTAGGAAATATTTCTTGGTTTCCCAGAATGGAAAAATAGTAAGGAGAGATTATCCAAGTGCGCCTGTGATTACTAATGAAGCATTGATGATAAACAGGTTTGAGAAAAACTGGATGAGATTGCGGCGCCAAAGAAAATCACAAATAAATGAAAGGCTGgataagaagaaagaatggTTCACTTATCCAGAACTTATATTTTCCGAGGAACGCATTAAACCGATGTATAGAGACGATGATGCTGTACCTTGTACGAAAGagcagaaaagaaaacataaGATCTTTCAACAGAAGGTTGGATATTCTAATAACCCTAAAACGATACTTTGCTACATTAACggaaaaaaacatacaTGGGTTGCTCTAGATTGGACCCTTTGCAAGTTTGCACGAAACCTGGATCATATTGTGGTTATAACTACATTACCAAGACTGATAtccaacaagaaaaaaaagtcaaagGATGACACAGAATGGACATCGGGATATCAAAAAGAAGtcatcaacaaaaaattaagtAAGATCTTCGATTATATTCTCCAGCTTGTGAAATTTGCCAAAATATCAGTCAAGGTTACTTTGGAAATAGTTGTAGGTAAAACTAAAAAGACCCTGATAGATGCTATTAATGTCCATACCCCAGATTTCTTAGTTCTTGCTACTTTAAAgcatgaaagaaatgaaaatcttATTACATATAAATCCAAAAAGTTAACTGATGTTTTTCCTGTTAGTTATCCAATTCCTGTATTTGTCGTTCCCTCAAAAAGAATGTACTCGTTTGAACTAAACTTGCAAAAACAAGTGAATGAACATTTTGACAATAGCAATGATAATAACTATACAAAGTATCAAAATGGGGACGGAGGTAGCATGAACAGTTCACAACTcaagaagaatataataTCAGTTATTTCTTCGCAAATCTCCATAGATTCATATACAGAAGACCTCAAAAGACAAGGTTACATAAAAAAACACCCCAAAGCTTCTGAGGATTCTATTCGGAAGAAGTTAGTAGATGTTGCGCAACActcaagaaagaagattACTGGtgatataaaaaaattgcaaaaGTGTGAAAAAGATAGGGAATCTATTACAGAAAAGGTCTTGTTGACCAAGATTGATATCATAATCAAAGAATCCTTGAAATCTTCTCTAATCATAGAGACACTGCCTGACAATAATTTATCGCAATCCTGTCACAGTTCTCAAATCACtaacttcaaaaatgcTCTGATAGGTAATGAGCCCAAAGGTACAAAATTTAGGAAATCGTTGATACCATATTCTTCCTCAGAAGAACAAGATACCTCAGAAACCATTAAACTCAGCAGCTCACCTACATCCCAAATTAAATTTGCGACCTCTGTTAAACACAAAGATGGAAGAGCTGCTCTTGGTAAAGTCAGAAACTTGCCTGATATGAGGCATAGTATTTCTtacgaaaaagaaaattcgTTTGATCCCTCTGATAAAAGTGGTAGTACTGACAATAGCATTTCCTTGAGGAAGGTAAAAAGTGCTGGTACGTTAAGGAAAATCAAAACAAACGATTCTTCTAGTAGTGCGGGGTCTAGAAAAAGCTCATCCAGCTTCAGTACTGTAAATACTTTTACTGGGGGAGGAGTAGGAATCTTCAAGGTGTTCAAAAGTGGAAGTTCCTCCGGGAATAAAACATCtagtagaagaaatagCAGCAGTAGTGATGTTATGGAAAACGATGCTAGTAAtggtaagaaaaaaaaaaagaaaaagaaaaagaagtcattattttcattcgGTAAAATATAA
- the ROD1 gene encoding Rod1p (similar to Saccharomyces cerevisiae ROG3 (YFR022W) and ROD1 (YOR018W); ancestral locus Anc_1.358): protein MFSSSSSSRPSKEPLLFDIRLRSLDNDVLLIKGPPDEASSVLLSGTIVLSITEPIQIKSLALRLFGRLRLNIPTVLQTVHGPHKRYSKFERNIYSHFWDDFNIKSYFQNLYDNHNNGKMTISSKSSTNLAALPIRKRSLSTASLISSNGQTSTSKNYHTLVKGNYEFPFSAIIPGSLLESVEGLPNAAVTYTLEATIERPKQPDLICKKHLRVIRTLATDAVELSETVSVDNSWPEKVDYTISIPSKAIAIGSSAMINILIVPVLKGLKLGPIRISLMESSQYCGSFGGIISQERVVAKLKLRDPLKHVAQIKKRRSLNEGADGGIDTDIGEFQDKWEVQALLNIPASLTKCSQDCRILSNIKVRHKIKFTISLLNPDGHISELRAALPVQLFISPFVPVNVKTSDVIERTLSTFGPSYKVSSQHDNSFSNKSFTNDTEEDVIFQRSVSALQLSSMPTIVSGSILNINNTDAEASTATDATMVTSLMVPPNYGNHIYDRVYGEVTNQDETSTPAPIAAIESQALHDIQNLYISDSNNSNNSNKQFLAPNPQIKIEGDRLNNCESRGDSVNNSSLNLVNNYSTVGDSGNSNSTYGNRYNPNINAGLNSPSLTPSFAHLSRRNSYSRQTSSTSLKNELELTDLSRVPSYDKAMKFDMIGEDLPPAYPEEEVDIQENKKTELERPQILHHKSTSSLLPLPGSSKSSNNVKSSSSRTYLSHSPLPKNKNGSSVSLQQLTRSNTDSSFNLNLSFTSTKNGSGSRHFPFNMTPSLANNSGTKNNSFIDKTEPKQKAEDNSMNPTDTRRSRSSSFRSNNSNSPLRQGTGSFANLMEMFTKRDRS from the coding sequence atgttttcatcatcatcgtcatctcGACCTTCAAAAGAGCCATTACTATTTGACATTAGACTCAGAAGTTTGGACAATGATGTTTTGCTAATAAAAGGTCCTCCTGATGAGGCATCTTCTGTCCTGCTATCTGGTACAATTGTATTGTCTATTACGGAGCCAATTCAAATCAAGTCATTGGCTTTACGACTTTTTGGTAGGTTGAGACTTAATATTCCAACGGTTTTACAAACTGTTCATGGTCCACATAAACGATACTCAAAGTTTGAGAGAAACATATATTCTCATTTTTGGGATGATTtcaatataaaaagttATTTCCAAAACTTGTATGATAATCATAATAATGGTAAAATGACTATTTCTAGTAAATCCTCAACAAATTTAGCAGCATTGCCCATAAGGAAAAGATCCCTTTCTACTGCATCGTTGATATCTAGTAATGGCCAGACAAGTACAAGCAAAAACTATCACACCTTAGTAAAAGGTAACTACGAGTTTCCTTTCAGTGCAATCATTCCTGGTTCGTTATTGGAGAGTGTTGAAGGTCTACCAAATGCTGCCGTCACTTATACTCTAGAGGCTACCATCGAAAGACCTAAGCAACCCGACTTAATCTGTAAAAAACATCTAAGGGTTATTAGAACACTAGCTACGGATGCAGTTGAGTTATCAGAAACCGTATCAGTAGATAACTCCTGGCCTGAAAAAGTCGATTATACAATATCTATTCCATCCAAGGCGATTGCTATCGGTTCTTCCGCCATGATAAATATCTTAATTGTTCCTGTATTAAAAGGACTAAAACTAGGTCCCATCAGAATTAGTTTAATGGAAAGTTCTCAGTACTGTGGTAGCTTTGGAGGAATTATTAGCCAAGAAAGAGTAGTGGCCAAGCTAAAACTGAGAGATCCTTTGAAACATGTTgctcaaataaaaaagaggaGGAGCCTAAATGAAGGTGCAGACGGGGGAATTGATACAGATATAGGTGAATTTCAAGATAAATGGGAAGTTCAAGCTCTATTAAACATACCTGCAAGCTTGACTAAATGTTCTCAAGACTGCCGCATTTTATCTAATATTAAAGTTCGCCACAAAATAAAGTTTACTATAAGTTTACTCAATCCAGACGGCCATATATCTGAATTGCGCGCGGCACTACCAGTTCAATTATTCATTTCACCGTTCGTTCCAGTTAACGTAAAGACTTCCGATGTCATCGAAAGAACTCTCAGTACGTTTGGCCCTTCATATAAAGTATCATCCCAACATGATAATTCTTTCAGCAACAAGAGCTTCACAAATGACACTGAGGAAGAcgtaatttttcaaagatctGTATCCGCGTTACAATTGTCTTCAATGCCAACTATAGTGTCTGGATCCATTTTAAACATCAATAACACTGATGCGGAAGCTTCTACAGCTACTGATGCGACTATGGTAACTAGTTTAATGGTACCTCCCAACTATGGCAATCACATCTATGATCGCGTGTATGGTGAGGTCACTAATCAAGATGAAACTTCAACACCGGCACCTATAGCCGCCATTGAATCACAGGCTCTTCACGATATTCAAAACTTGTATATATCTGATAGCAATaatagcaacaacagcaacaaacAGTTTTTGGCACCAAATCCTCAAATCAAGATTGAAGGTGACAGGTTAAATAATTGTGAATCCCGAGGGGACAGCGTTAACAATAGTAGCTTGAATTTGGTTAATAATTACTCGACAGTTGGTGACAGTGGAAACAGCAACAGTACCTACGGAAATAGATACAATCCCAACATTAATGCTGGGCTGAATAGTCCTTCGCTAACACCAAGTTTCGCGCATTTGTCAAGGCGGAACTCTTACAGTCGCCAAACTTCTTCTACCTCCTTGAAGAACGAATTAGAATTGACAGATTTGAGCAGAGTTCCCTCATACGATAAAGCCATGAAATTTGACATGATTGGCGAGGATCTTCCTCCAGCTTatccagaagaagaagtcgacattcaagaaaacaaaaagactGAGCTAGAAAGACCACAAATACTTCATCATAAGTCTACGTCGTCTTTGTTGCCCCTTCCGGGCTCAAGCAAGAGTTCTAATAACGTGAAAAGCTCGTCAAGCAGGACATACTTATCCCACTCTCCATTgccaaaaaataaaaatggatcCTCGGTATCTCTACAGCAATTGACGAGAAGCAACACAGATAGCTCCTTCAAtctaaatctttctttcacATCAACGAAAAATGGTTCAGGAAGCAGACACTTTCCGTTTAATATGACACCATCGTTGGCGAATAATTCAGGTACCAAAAACAACTCGTTTATTGATAAAACTGAGCCTAAACAAAAAGCAGAAGATAACTCTATGAACCCAACTGACACGCGAAGATCAcgttcttcatcttttcgTAGCAATAACAGCAACTCACCATTAAGACAAGGAACAGGTTCATTTGCTAATTTAATGGAGATGTTCACGAAACGGGATCGCTCATAG
- the HSP10 gene encoding Hsp10p (similar to Saccharomyces cerevisiae HSP10 (YOR020C); ancestral locus Anc_5.607) has product MSTLLKSAKSIVPLMDRVLVQRIKAQAKTASGLYLPEKNVEKLNQAEVVAVGPGFTDANGNKVVPQVKVGDQVLIPQFGGSTIKLGNDDEVILFRDAEILAKIAKN; this is encoded by the coding sequence atgtcCACCCTTTTGAAGTCCGCTAAATCCATCGTTCCATTGATGGACCGTGTTCTTgttcaaagaattaaagCACAAGCAAAGACAGCATCCGGATTGTATTTgcctgaaaaaaatgtggAAAAGCTAAACCAAGCAGAGGTTGTTGCCGTAGGCCCAGGGTTTACTGATGCTAATGGTAATAAGGTTGTTCCTCAAGTTAAAGTTGGTGACCAGGTTTTGATTCCACAATTTGGCGGTTCTACCATTAAGTTGGGTAACGACGACGaagttattcttttcagGGACGCTGAGATTTTGGCCAAGATTGCCAAAAACTGA
- the ERP4 gene encoding Erp4p (similar to Saccharomyces cerevisiae ERP4 (YOR016C) and ERP2 (YAL007C); ancestral locus Anc_7.108), which produces MCVFTLVTILLTSSLLGHAFSSNYAPVGISLPAFTKECLYYDLSSDEDVLVVSYQVLTGGNFEIDFDITAPDGSVIVTERQKKHSDFLLKSFGVGKYTFCLNNNYGTSPKKVEITLEKEKEIGSSHERKEDIIANNAIEEIDRNLNKITKTMDYLRAREWRNMYTVSSTESRLTWLSLLIMGVMVGISIVQALIIQFFFSSRQKNYV; this is translated from the coding sequence ATGTGTGTTTTTACTTTAGTTACAATTTTGCTTACTTCATCTTTGTTAGGGCATGCATTCTCCTCTAATTATGCTCCAGTAGGAATATCTTTACCTGCTTTTACCAAAGAATGCCTCTACTATGACTTATCCTCTGACGAAGATGTGCTTGTGGTCAGTTACCAAGTTTTAACTGGTGGGAACTTCGAGATAGATTTCGATATAACCGCCCCTGATGGCTCTGTCATTGTTACtgaaagacaaaagaagCACTCTGATTTCCTACTGAAGTCATTTGGTGTAGGTAAGTATACCTTCTGTTTAAATAATAACTACGGCACTTCCCCAAAGAAAGTCGAAATTACCTTGGAAAAGGAGAAGGAAATCGGTTCTTCTCATGAAAGGAAGGAGGATATCATCGCAAATAACgctattgaagaaattgatagGAATCTTAATAAAATCACAAAAACAATGGATTATTTAAGAGCCAGAGAATGGAGAAACATGTATACTGTGAGTTCTACTGAGTCAAGATTAACGTGGCTATCGTTACTAATTATGGGGGTGATGGTAGGCATCAGTATAGTGCAGGCTTTAattattcaattcttcttcagtagTCGCCAAAAAAACTACGTATAG
- the PET127 gene encoding Pet127p (similar to Saccharomyces cerevisiae PET127 (YOR017W); ancestral locus Anc_7.111) yields the protein MMTNFYSSRFLSAPLSIEVYSIGRVARSCYRRSTYHTSGASTNATSERETPNKLHSDLHSALEMVDEIYDTNSTAEEARNKDKEGRQKYTEEMDKAINLLKTNIKKEYRHNRYLKHTEERTYPTSRIPPTSRTYPNSRTYPNNRTYPNNRTYPNNRTYPNNRTYPNNRTYPNNRTYPNNRTYPTSRTYPTSTSYTFRINVQKMRHALVPYNQSGIEGHDQKPPRIGHGLTRVLYQPLSLQKLRDNRSRMYNFDPAVENINPEYLERKSEEDVRTDHSESRQSKPIFITPHKDESLLKVANYHKKKYISSSSSMTSILSQLHYLLSNFRRLNIIDSSISKNFPQKNCNYSESAYFPSAVILRKKKNGICSIDSDRSLDREIVLSVLGHYLEDFLTEKPPTSSKTENYHYSSIDEFIVRSQLDAYDPNLPGTGVFDLKTRAVSAIRYDLSHVENNNNRTGYEIDKVYGEFESLEREYFELIRSALLKYSLQARIGKMDGIFVAYHNISKMFGFQYLPLDELDYIIHSSYNSRFDNLLEQKNEITKGIYGEEDYILHYNRDDRKIACLVANREFKLSMKLFSNILKHVEQLLNSNNTKWEKCKIMLKTEVEEKQTKSGRFFNEPVLNIVALPLSSGYEDKSLLVKDTSNEQLANELRGLRSYNENILEESLNSLVGFKVNVKHFYHHHPNTTHLPAFASKKNDLLDAEAREYISGMMKRDWYKDIPSTQTPNFFHASDVSTWEVNSTFTDIIDKRTLRSLYLKYLDVKLNALKNQVITRQEPDISKKDEIINRIKLLQARRDHRESGSNKRPSNFGPTRLQTKLRAYAKKGALRRKLLERSNNLHIKK from the coding sequence ATGATGACGAATTTCTACAGCAGTAGATTTCTGTCTGCACCTCTTTCCATTGAGGTTTACAGCATAGGTCGTGTCGCTAGGAGCTGTTATAGGCGATCGACTTACCACACGAGCGGTGCTTCCACAAATGCTACAAGTGAAAGAGAGACACCTAACAAATTACATTCAGATTTACACAGTGCTTTAGAGATGGTAGATGAAATATACGACACAAATTCTACAGCAGAGGAGGCAAGAAACAAGGACAAGGAAGGTCGACAGAAATATACGGAAGAAATGGATAAAGCGATTAATCTACTgaaaacaaatataaagaagGAGTATAGACATAATAGGTATTTGAAACACACGGAGGAAAGAACATATCCTACTAGCAGGATACCTCCCACCAGCAGAACATATCCCAATAGTAGAACGTATCCCAATAACAGAACGTATCCCAATAACAGAACGTATCCCAATAACAGAACGTATCCCAATAACAGAACGTATCCCAATAACAGAACGTATCCCAATAACAGAACGTATCCCAATAACAGAACGTATCCCACTAGCAGAACGTATCCTACTAGCACTTCATACACTTTCCGGATCAATGTCCAAAAGATGAGACACGCATTGGTACCTTACAATCAAAGTGGGATTGAAGGACACGACCAAAAGCCTCCTAGGATTGGCCATGGGTTGACCAGGGTGCTATACCAACCTTTATCGTTACAAAAACTGAGGGACAATAGAAGTAGAATGTATAATTTCGATCCTGCTGTGGAGAATATTAATCCGGAGTATTTGGAGAGAAAAAGTGAAGAGGATGTACGTACTGATCATTCTGAGAGTAGACAATCCAAACCAATTTTCATCACACCCCATAAAGATGAATCTCTATTAAAAGTCGCCAATtatcataaaaaaaagtatatatcttcatcaaGCTCCATGACCTCAATACTTTCTCAGTTGCACTACCTTCTATCCAATTTTAGAAGGTTAAATATCATTGATTCTTCAATCTCTAAAAACTTCCCTCAAAAAAACTGCAATTATTCGGAAAGTGCATATTTCCCGTCAGCAGTTATTctgagaaagaagaagaacggTATTTGTTCTATTGATTCAGATAGAAGCCTAGATAGAGAAATAGTCTTATCCGTACTAGGACATTATCTTGAAGACTTCCTAACGGAAAAGCCTCCGACTAGTTCGAAAACTGAAAACTATCATTATTCTAGCATAGACGAGTTCATTGTGAGGTCTCAATTAGATGCATATGATCCAAATCTACCTGGAACCGGCGTCTTTGATCTAAAAACAAGAGCTGTTTCTGCCATTAGGTATGACCTATCGCATGTAGAGAATAACAACAATCGAACCGGCTATGAAATAGATAAGGTTTATGGAGAATTTGAATCTTTAGAAAGAGAATATTTCGAATTAATAAGGTCTGCACttttaaaatattctttacaAGCCAGAATCGGCAAAATGGATGGTATTTTTGTTGCATACCACAATATCTCTAAAATGTTTGGATTCCAGTATCTACCTTTAGATGAGTTAGATTACATAATCCACTCTTCATATAACAGCAGATTTGATAACTTGTTAGAGCAGAAGAACGAAATCACAAAAGGAATATATGGTGAGGAGGACTACATTCTACACTATAACCGGGACGACAGAAAGATTGCTTGTTTAGTGGCTAATAGAGAATTTAAACTTTCTATGAAACTTTTTAGTAATATTCTGAAACACGTTGAGCAGTTACTGAACTCGAACAACACGAAGTGGGAAAAATGTAAAATAATGCTCAAAActgaagttgaagaaaagcagACTAAAAGTGGCCGCTTCTTCAACGAACCGGTGCTCAATATTGTAGCACTGCCGTTATCTTCAGGATATGAAGATAAATCACTGCTGGTAAAGGACACTTCAAACGAACAATTAGCTAATGAACTAAGAGGTCTCCGCTcatataatgaaaatattttaGAAGAAAGCTTAAATTCCTTGGTTGGCTTCAAAGTAAACGTTAAGCATTtttaccatcatcatcctAATACTACACATCTACCTGCTTTTGCTTCAAAGAAGAACGATCTTCTAGACGCTGAAGCCCGTGAATATATTTCTGGCATGATGAAGCGGGACTGGTACAAAGATATACCGTCTACACAGACTCCAAACTTTTTTCACGCATCAGATGTTTCAACTTGGGAGGTGAATTCTACTTTCACCGATATCATCGATAAACGAACTTTAAGGAGTTTATACttaaaatatttggatGTCAAATTAAACGCATTAAAAAACCAAGTTATTACACGCCAGGAGCCCGATATATCCAAAAAGGATGAAATAATTAATCGAATCAAATTACTTCAAGCCCGCAGGGATCACCGTGAGAGTGGAAGTAACAAAAGACCATCTAATTTTGGCCCTACGCGACTACAAACAAAGCTGCGTGCATATGCCAAGAAGGGTGCCCTTCGAAGGAAGCTACTGGAAAGGAGTAACAACCTCcatattaaaaaataa